A single window of Chloracidobacterium sp. DNA harbors:
- a CDS encoding polysaccharide biosynthesis tyrosine autokinase — protein sequence MEQDQRLTPLPKSVEMQAGNQDYPPSYSSYYDDESFANKRSIRQYFNIVKKRLPIIVAIAIIVTAAVSFYSFRQPSIYQANTEMIIEPRKPQVTQKEAININFGNDSNYYNTQLQLLQNPDLMKKVVIALGLQRDAKLLGDENRGFLAGIRSIFSGDPKKADAEAALPIISDSTTQPASGKIILTPEEDALAARYVANLTGARLKVDRLTDTNLVTVSVQNENPVLVAKVADKLAEIFIEEDAKRELEGAQTAYDELTKSIEDLKNTIARQESEYIDEMRSSDLPLQEKGGELRAGNLQTLQAQYNDALSETGKIQALYSAAVTAGQKGDILSVVGDNKALQDARSQNLKRQADLEKRIEDIDKKIDEKAQRRKELLAKYTEEFSSVKAVDAEIGELKLQRERVQKEVTDKIKNEGTKLVKDAEREVLATLKAQFDAARQREDRARGAYMKAAEDANFEGQAETRLITKKREIETNRSLLDTYTQRQKEQELAIAGGKPNNIKISNRAVSPGGLVGPNRTRNILVALLVSLAAGIGLAFLLDYLDDSVKTSDDVSRSLGLPTLALIPHHSQGEKRRIPLPGLGARNDESISPQAALITLEERNSPTAEAYRHLRTSLLFSSAGKPPQTILVTSSQPSEGKTTTAINTAITLAQSDVDVIIIDCDLRRPRLHSHFGLDNNQGLTNYLSGEKSTENLIKSAPGLPRLKIITSGPIPPNPAELLSSNEMKNLIQFLKGRFKHVVIDSPPAISFTDAAILSTLVDGVVLVAMAGRSSIHLMRQFKQRLGNIGARIYGVVLNGIKSGSMEYDYYGNGYYDYYRRSETDETPLMEDTAKQNADD from the coding sequence ATGGAGCAAGATCAAAGGCTGACGCCTTTACCAAAATCGGTCGAGATGCAGGCAGGTAATCAAGATTATCCGCCAAGTTACTCGTCATATTATGACGATGAATCTTTTGCGAATAAGCGATCGATCCGGCAATACTTCAATATTGTCAAAAAACGTCTGCCCATAATCGTGGCGATAGCCATTATCGTGACGGCGGCGGTGTCGTTCTACTCATTTCGCCAGCCATCGATCTATCAGGCAAATACTGAGATGATCATCGAGCCGCGAAAGCCTCAGGTGACACAGAAAGAAGCCATCAATATCAATTTTGGCAACGATTCAAATTACTACAACACCCAGCTTCAATTACTCCAAAATCCGGACCTGATGAAGAAGGTGGTAATCGCGCTAGGGCTGCAGCGTGATGCCAAATTACTTGGCGACGAAAATCGCGGATTCTTGGCCGGCATTCGGTCAATATTTTCCGGCGATCCTAAAAAGGCGGATGCTGAAGCTGCATTACCGATAATTTCTGATTCGACCACTCAGCCGGCATCCGGCAAGATCATACTAACGCCTGAAGAGGACGCCCTTGCGGCCCGTTATGTCGCTAATCTTACAGGTGCTCGACTAAAGGTCGACCGATTGACGGATACCAATCTGGTGACCGTCTCGGTACAGAATGAAAACCCCGTACTTGTTGCAAAGGTCGCTGATAAGCTGGCCGAGATCTTTATTGAGGAAGACGCAAAGCGCGAACTCGAAGGTGCTCAAACTGCCTATGATGAGCTGACTAAGTCCATCGAAGATCTAAAAAACACGATCGCCCGGCAAGAAAGTGAGTATATTGACGAAATGCGCTCGAGCGACCTCCCGCTACAGGAAAAGGGCGGCGAGCTTCGTGCCGGGAATCTTCAAACCCTTCAGGCTCAGTACAATGATGCTCTATCCGAGACCGGCAAGATCCAGGCATTGTATTCGGCTGCCGTAACGGCTGGCCAAAAGGGAGATATTTTATCGGTCGTTGGCGATAACAAGGCTCTCCAAGATGCCCGAAGCCAAAATCTGAAGCGACAGGCTGATCTCGAAAAGCGGATCGAAGATATCGACAAGAAGATCGACGAAAAAGCGCAGCGACGTAAGGAATTGCTTGCCAAATATACTGAAGAATTTAGCTCGGTCAAGGCGGTCGACGCTGAGATCGGAGAGTTGAAACTGCAGCGAGAACGAGTTCAAAAGGAAGTAACCGATAAGATCAAGAACGAGGGAACGAAACTGGTCAAAGATGCCGAGCGTGAGGTGCTGGCAACGCTCAAGGCTCAGTTTGACGCGGCACGCCAACGCGAGGATCGGGCACGCGGAGCCTATATGAAGGCCGCCGAAGATGCTAATTTCGAGGGCCAGGCCGAGACACGACTTATAACGAAAAAGCGCGAGATCGAAACAAACCGAAGCTTACTCGATACCTATACTCAGAGGCAGAAAGAACAAGAACTGGCGATTGCCGGCGGCAAGCCGAACAATATCAAGATATCAAACCGTGCTGTTTCGCCGGGCGGCCTGGTCGGGCCCAATCGTACCAGAAACATTCTGGTTGCGTTGCTTGTCTCACTTGCCGCGGGCATTGGACTGGCATTCTTGCTCGACTACCTCGACGATTCGGTCAAAACATCTGATGACGTCAGCCGAAGCCTTGGATTGCCGACATTGGCGTTGATCCCGCATCACTCGCAGGGCGAAAAGCGAAGGATCCCACTGCCTGGATTGGGAGCGCGCAATGACGAATCAATTTCGCCTCAGGCCGCGCTCATTACGCTCGAAGAGCGCAATTCGCCGACTGCCGAAGCATATCGGCATTTGCGAACATCGTTACTGTTTTCATCGGCCGGCAAACCGCCGCAGACGATCCTTGTGACGTCTTCGCAACCGTCTGAGGGTAAGACCACAACAGCGATCAACACCGCGATCACGCTGGCACAATCGGATGTCGATGTGATTATCATTGACTGCGATCTCCGTCGGCCGCGATTGCACAGCCATTTCGGCCTGGATAACAATCAGGGACTGACTAACTATCTCTCCGGTGAGAAATCAACCGAAAACCTGATCAAATCAGCTCCCGGTTTGCCCAGGCTTAAAATAATTACGAGCGGTCCGATACCGCCAAATCCGGCCGAATTGCTGAGTTCTAATGAGATGAAGAATCTGATCCAGTTTCTCAAGGGCAGATTCAAGCACGTTGTTATCGATTCGCCGCCGGCGATCTCATTCACCGATGCCGCGATCCTTTCGACGCTGGTAGACGGTGTGGTTTTGGTTGCGATGGCGGGACGAAGTTCGATCCATCTGATGCGTCAGTTCAAGCAGCGTCTCGGTAACATTGGAGCGAGGATCTATGGGGTTGTGCTTAACGGCATCAAGTCCGGCTCGATGGAATACGATTATTACGGCAACGGTTACTACGACTATTATCGCCGTAGCGAAACCGACGAAACGCCCTTGATGGAAGACACCGCAAAGCAGAACGCTGACGATTGA
- a CDS encoding FAD-dependent oxidoreductase, protein MELKSIESRDFVLGIPGFNYSDLFDAARLKDLADAFYAEVADKEPILHDALSKYIATHGRGIERRVESKILTDAAPYLSNFVARLFGIKEAMAEVESAVLVQNPVWQYKFFVQRRATKAFKADAVGQFNEAELWEAVLELRNNAFDQTMVRDEELSIATMTALLVKAEEALTKETELDPETKRTIENVHSAFNKLGDKAFGKLFSAFILEIDSTGDLLTIKAALRLIEAWSASAFFNKSKKWHSFKTPHPLDYQSLVHLIHPDPELHNIMRGEESQMRRRDGFKLTDDRGEMRDALYEIDYCMICHERGKDACSTGLREADGTAKRNPLGIKTEGCPLEERISEMHMLKKQGDPIGSLAIIAIDNPMCAGTGHRICNDCMKGCIFQKQDPVNIPLAETASLTDVLKLPYGFEIYSLLTRWNPLNAKRPYALPYNGKNVMVVGLGPAGYTLSHYLLNEGFGVIGLDGLKIEPLPTDWTGDCGRSVPKAIKDIGEVTEELDERILSGFGGVSEYGITVRWDKNFLTMIQLMLTRRKRFRAYGGVRFGGTLTIEDAWDFGFDHIAIATGAGRPTIVPMKNNLIRGIRQASDFLMSLQLTGAFKKDTLSNLQVRLPAVVIGGGLTGVDTATEIFAYYPVQVEKMLGKFEQVVEEFGEERALAVFDNEELATFKEFLAHGAAIRAERARAAAAGEAPNFVPLVQSWGGVSLVYRKRLQDSPAYRLNHEEVQKALEEGINIVECMSPTEAVPDEFGAVKAIVFESLNYIPETGKFENSGEMHEFPARTVCVAAGTSPNVIYEKEKPGTFKMDEWRQFFQPFKIERGADGKLHPVEAAKGETGFFTSYEHEGKFISYYGDNHPKYAGNVVKAMASAKHGYERVAEIFADEFATDTVLQQSERDRIFDDLTAKLDEQLRAYVVKVERLTPTIVDVVVKAPLQARKFEPGQFYRLQNFETTAPVIDGKRLMMEGLALTGAWVDEEKGLLSMIVLEMGTSSRMCQLLKEGEEVLVMGPTGTPTEITENETVLLAGGGLGNAVLFSIARALREKNNRVIYFAGYKNGADLFKREEIENATDQIIWATDSGNEITANRPQDAHYRGNIVEAMIAYSEGKLGHQSVDLKKVDRIIAIGSDRMMNGVREARHTTLKPYLNEHHTAIGSINSPMQCMMKEVCAQCLQRHVNPHTGEEFFVFSCFNQDQHLDFVDFKNLNDRLRANSIQEKLTNMWLDRTFGRDDFKARFGVAQAK, encoded by the coding sequence ATGGAACTTAAATCGATCGAGTCGCGTGACTTCGTACTTGGCATTCCCGGTTTTAACTACTCAGATCTTTTTGACGCGGCGAGATTAAAGGACCTGGCGGATGCGTTCTACGCAGAGGTCGCTGACAAGGAACCGATACTTCACGACGCACTTTCGAAATATATCGCCACACACGGCCGAGGGATCGAGCGGCGCGTCGAATCAAAGATCTTGACCGATGCGGCACCGTACCTATCGAATTTTGTCGCGCGGCTATTTGGCATCAAGGAGGCGATGGCCGAGGTCGAATCTGCGGTTCTTGTCCAAAATCCCGTTTGGCAGTACAAGTTTTTTGTCCAAAGGCGTGCTACCAAGGCGTTCAAGGCCGATGCTGTCGGCCAATTCAACGAAGCCGAACTCTGGGAAGCGGTGCTCGAACTAAGGAATAACGCCTTTGACCAAACGATGGTGCGCGACGAGGAGCTGTCGATAGCGACGATGACCGCACTTTTGGTAAAGGCCGAAGAGGCCCTGACGAAAGAGACTGAGCTCGACCCGGAAACAAAACGAACGATAGAAAACGTCCATTCTGCCTTTAATAAACTCGGCGACAAGGCATTCGGCAAACTATTTTCCGCATTTATACTCGAGATCGACAGCACCGGCGATCTGCTGACGATTAAGGCCGCCCTCCGACTGATCGAGGCGTGGTCGGCATCTGCATTCTTCAACAAATCAAAGAAATGGCACAGTTTCAAGACGCCGCATCCACTCGACTACCAGAGCCTCGTCCATCTGATCCACCCGGATCCAGAGCTGCACAATATTATGCGGGGCGAGGAATCCCAGATGCGGCGACGTGATGGATTTAAGCTGACCGATGACCGCGGGGAGATGCGGGACGCTCTGTATGAGATCGATTACTGTATGATCTGCCACGAGCGTGGGAAAGATGCGTGCTCGACCGGCCTTCGCGAAGCGGACGGCACCGCAAAGCGCAATCCGCTCGGCATCAAGACCGAAGGCTGCCCGCTCGAGGAGCGCATCTCCGAGATGCATATGCTCAAAAAGCAGGGTGACCCTATCGGTTCGCTTGCGATTATTGCGATCGATAATCCGATGTGCGCCGGCACGGGGCACCGAATCTGCAATGACTGTATGAAGGGCTGCATTTTTCAAAAGCAGGACCCTGTAAATATACCGCTTGCCGAAACTGCGTCGTTGACCGATGTTCTAAAGTTGCCTTACGGATTTGAGATTTACAGTCTGTTGACCCGTTGGAATCCGTTGAATGCAAAACGGCCTTACGCTCTTCCCTACAATGGCAAAAACGTGATGGTCGTCGGTCTCGGGCCGGCAGGTTACACGCTCTCGCACTACCTACTTAATGAAGGGTTTGGCGTCATCGGATTGGACGGACTGAAGATCGAACCGCTCCCGACCGATTGGACCGGCGACTGCGGACGCTCCGTCCCTAAGGCAATAAAAGACATCGGCGAAGTGACCGAAGAACTCGATGAGCGTATCCTTTCGGGGTTTGGCGGAGTTTCTGAATACGGCATAACGGTACGCTGGGACAAGAACTTTTTGACGATGATCCAGCTAATGTTGACTCGCCGCAAGCGTTTTCGCGCTTATGGCGGGGTTCGATTTGGCGGAACTCTGACCATCGAGGACGCGTGGGATTTCGGATTTGACCATATCGCGATCGCGACCGGTGCAGGACGCCCGACGATCGTACCGATGAAGAATAACCTCATTCGCGGGATCCGGCAGGCCTCGGATTTCCTGATGTCCCTGCAACTTACCGGCGCGTTCAAGAAAGACACGCTTTCGAATCTGCAGGTCAGGTTGCCGGCCGTCGTTATCGGCGGCGGACTCACCGGCGTCGACACGGCAACGGAAATATTTGCCTATTATCCGGTGCAAGTCGAAAAAATGCTCGGTAAATTTGAACAGGTTGTCGAGGAATTTGGCGAGGAACGTGCTCTGGCGGTTTTCGACAACGAGGAACTCGCGACGTTTAAGGAGTTTTTGGCGCACGGTGCCGCGATCCGGGCCGAACGGGCCAGAGCGGCGGCGGCGGGCGAAGCCCCCAATTTCGTACCGCTTGTTCAGTCCTGGGGCGGCGTTTCGCTTGTGTATCGCAAACGCCTACAGGATTCGCCGGCGTATCGGCTTAATCACGAAGAGGTGCAGAAGGCTCTCGAAGAGGGTATAAACATTGTCGAATGTATGAGCCCGACCGAGGCCGTGCCGGATGAGTTCGGTGCCGTAAAGGCGATCGTTTTTGAAAGCCTTAACTACATCCCGGAAACCGGTAAATTCGAAAACAGCGGTGAGATGCACGAGTTTCCGGCCAGAACCGTATGCGTCGCCGCAGGAACCTCGCCGAACGTGATCTACGAAAAGGAAAAGCCGGGCACCTTTAAGATGGATGAATGGCGGCAATTCTTTCAGCCGTTTAAGATCGAGCGCGGCGCCGACGGCAAATTGCACCCGGTCGAGGCCGCAAAGGGCGAAACCGGATTTTTCACTTCATACGAGCACGAAGGCAAGTTTATAAGCTATTACGGAGATAACCATCCAAAATATGCCGGCAACGTCGTCAAAGCGATGGCATCGGCAAAACACGGCTATGAAAGGGTCGCCGAGATCTTCGCTGATGAGTTTGCGACAGACACCGTACTGCAACAGAGTGAACGTGACCGCATCTTTGACGATCTGACCGCCAAACTCGACGAGCAACTTCGAGCATATGTGGTCAAGGTCGAGCGCCTGACCCCGACCATCGTCGACGTCGTTGTAAAGGCACCGCTCCAGGCACGCAAATTCGAGCCAGGCCAGTTTTATCGCCTGCAGAATTTTGAAACAACCGCGCCCGTCATTGACGGCAAACGCCTGATGATGGAGGGCCTTGCTCTTACAGGCGCGTGGGTAGATGAAGAGAAAGGCTTGTTGTCGATGATCGTCCTCGAAATGGGAACATCGTCGCGGATGTGCCAATTGCTCAAAGAAGGCGAGGAAGTCCTCGTAATGGGCCCCACCGGTACGCCGACCGAGATCACCGAAAACGAAACCGTTCTACTGGCAGGCGGCGGATTGGGAAATGCAGTTCTCTTTTCGATCGCCCGTGCCCTACGCGAAAAGAACAATCGCGTCATCTATTTTGCGGGCTATAAGAACGGCGCGGACCTTTTCAAGCGCGAAGAGATCGAAAACGCTACCGATCAGATCATTTGGGCAACCGACTCGGGTAACGAGATCACTGCTAATCGTCCCCAGGACGCACATTACCGCGGAAATATCGTTGAGGCAATGATCGCCTACTCTGAAGGAAAACTGGGGCATCAAAGTGTCGACCTAAAGAAAGTAGATCGCATCATCGCTATCGGTTCGGATCGAATGATGAACGGCGTGCGAGAGGCTCGGCACACGACACTCAAACCGTATCTCAACGAACACCACACGGCCATCGGATCGATCAACTCACCGATGCAATGTATGATGAAAGAGGTCTGTGCCCAATGTTTGCAGCGTCACGTAAATCCGCATACGGGCGAAGAATTCTTTGTATTCTCGTGCTTTAATCAGGATCAGCACCTTGATTTTGTTGACTTTAAGAATCTAAACGATCGGCTTAGGGCGAACAGCATACAGGAAAAACTAACCAATATGTGGCTCGATCGGACGTTTGGCAGAGATGATTTTAAGGCTCGCTTCGGTGTCGCCCAAGCTAAATAG
- a CDS encoding class I SAM-dependent methyltransferase, protein MIEDEQYYAATKTNFLRTLAAAGDTDDIRSEVGDLKVSRVLDIGCGIGQALYPLAVADGIMGVGVDVSEESLRIGREIYLEKFPEARISFVRSMAESLPFEDESFDLVNCGLALPYMDNARAISEMSRVMRPDGILLLKIHHPRFYLGEIARGLKGDGLAPVIHGIRVLIAGTAYHICGRQPRFKPLHESYQTEWMLRRELPRHGLTIERPQKRTNAGTPAFVIRKI, encoded by the coding sequence ATGATCGAAGACGAACAGTATTACGCTGCGACCAAAACCAATTTTTTGCGCACGCTCGCCGCGGCCGGGGACACCGATGATATTCGGAGCGAGGTCGGCGATCTCAAGGTGTCGAGAGTGCTAGACATCGGTTGCGGTATCGGGCAAGCTCTTTATCCGCTTGCGGTTGCCGATGGGATAATGGGGGTTGGTGTCGACGTCAGCGAAGAAAGTTTGCGGATCGGCCGGGAGATCTACCTCGAGAAGTTTCCCGAAGCACGTATCTCATTCGTACGGTCAATGGCCGAATCGCTGCCGTTCGAGGACGAGAGTTTCGACCTGGTAAATTGTGGACTTGCATTGCCCTATATGGACAATGCGCGGGCAATCTCGGAAATGTCGCGGGTGATGCGGCCGGACGGTATATTGCTACTCAAGATACATCATCCGCGCTTTTATCTTGGTGAGATCGCACGAGGGTTAAAGGGTGACGGTTTGGCTCCGGTGATACACGGTATACGAGTGCTGATCGCGGGGACTGCGTACCATATTTGTGGACGTCAACCGCGATTTAAGCCTCTGCACGAATCGTATCAGACCGAATGGATGCTTCGCCGTGAACTGCCGAGGCACGGCCTCACCATTGAGCGTCCGCAGAAACGAACAAATGCCGGCACGCCGGCATTCGTTATTAGAAAGATCTGA